The Garciella nitratireducens DSM 15102 DNA window CCAAATTTTTAATCGCTGATGAAATTACTACGATGTTAGATGTCATTAGTCAAGCTCAGATTTGGAATATAGTTTTAAATCAAGTAGAAAAAAGAAATCTTGGACTTTTGGTGATCACCCATAATATTCATTTGGCAGATAGGGTATGTACGAGGATGGTTTATTTAGAGGATCATGGTAAAAAATAGATTAAAAAAGTAAACTTTACTTAAATATAAACAAGTTAATAAGATGATTTATCCCAAAAGGGATGGATATCGGAAAGGTAAGTAAAAAGACAATGTATATACTTTTTCTAAAACATTTAGACGTACCAGAGGGTTATACATATAAAAACGATGAAGCTATTGTATTGTTTTTTTACCTGTATCATCATACTATGGGAAATATACATTAAATGATAATCGAAATGAAGAGGTGATCCATCCAAATGAAGATCTCACTTATAAAGATGTGAAAAGGATGGGGTATTAACAGAAGAAAAAGATATCGTAGATACTTATAATACTATAAAAAGTCAAGTGAATAATGAAATGAATCATCATTCTATATCTTGGGATAGTGTAGCCTTTTCATTAACTGCTGAGCATATTCTGCCTTTTTTACTATAATTAGTGTTTTGTAGCATAATCATTTATTTAGAAAGAGGGAATGAAAATGAAAAATAAGTTGGCTCAATTAGAACAATATATGGAAAGATTAGTACAGGAAGGGATCTGTATTGCCTTCTCTGGAGGAGTAGATTCTAGTTTGATTTTAAAAGTAGCTACACAAGCAGGAAAAAAATTAAAGAAAGAGGTTTATGCCATTACTTTTGAATCTCAGCTTCATCCTACATCAGACTTAATTTTATCTAAAAAAGTGGCTAAAGAAATGGGAGCGACTCATAAGATTGTGAAGATGAATGAGTTTGAAAACAAAGAGATTTTGAAAAATCCAGTGAATCGTTGTTACTTATGTAAAAAATATTTGTTTTCTAATTTGCAAAAGATTTCTAAAGAACTTGGTTGTAATTATGTAGTGGATGGAACGAATGCAGATGACTTAAAAGTTTATCGTCCAGGGGTACAAGCTTTAAAAGAATTAGGAATTATAAGTCCTTTAAAAGACTTAGGAATTACTAAAGAAGAGGTACGGAAAATGGCAGAAAAGCTAAAAATTTCTGTATCTTCCAGACCTGCTGCTCCTTGCATGGCTACTAGACTTCCTTATAATACAGAAATTGATTTTGATCTATTAAAGAAAATAGAAAGAGGAGAAGAGTTTATCAAAAAGTTAGGTTTTACGGTTGTACGTCTTAGAATGCATGGAGATGTGATTCGAATAGAAGTAGCAAAAGAAGATTTAAAAAGGTTATTAGAGAAAAGTGGAGAGATTATAGATTATTTAAAAAATTTAGGCTTTATTTATATTACTGTAGATTTAGAAGGATTTCGTTCTGGGAGTATGGATATTCCTATTTTGTAATGAAAAAAATATTTGCTATAATAAAGGTGTTCATTGAGAATAATCTTTGAAACGGAAAGTAAAATAAGTTGAAAGGAGATGTAGATATGCCATTTATACAATTTGATGGACCAGAACTTACGAAAGAAAAAAAAGCGGAACTTGTGGCTAAATTAACCCAAGCTTCTTCAGAGGTATTAGAAATTCCAGAGCAAGCATTTCAAATTTTAATTAAAGAAAATAGTATGGATAACATAGGTGCTGGAGGAAAATTATTATCTGAAAGACATCAGTAGCTGTTTAACAAAAATATTTATAAATATTTTAAAAAGGACCATGAAATAAAAAATAAAAAGTTTATTTCATAGGTCTTTTTTTTATTTTAAATATTTTTAAATACTTTTTATAAACCAGTCTAAAGTTAAGTTCTTTTTCAAAACAAATTTTAGATGTATAGATCTTACTTACTTTCATATAATAGTAATGTTATAACTTTTTTGTTTTTATAAATTTTTATTAGATAGATTAGAGGGGTGAACATCGTGAAAGCAGTTATTATGGCAGGAGGAGAAGGAACTCGCTTAAGACCATTAACCTGTGGGCTACCCAAACCAATGGTACCTATGTTAAATAAACCAATTATGGAATATATTATAAATCTTCTGAAAAAATATGGAATAGAAGATATTGCTGTTACTATGGCGTATCTTCCCGAAGTAATTGAAGATTATTTTGGAGATGGCTCAAAGTGGGGAGTAAATCTTACTTATTATATTGAAAAAACACCGTTAGGAACTGGAGGAAGTGTAAAACATGCACAAGATTTTTTAGATGAAACTTTTATAGTAATTAGCGGAGACGCCTTAACGGATATTAATATTGAGAAAGCAATTGCTTTTCATCGTGAAAAACAATCCAAAGCTACTTTGGTTTTAAAAGAAGAAGAGATTCCTTTAGAGTATGGAGTAATTGTCACTGATAAAAGTGGAAAAATTATTCGGTTTTTAGAAAAGCCTAGTTGGGGAGAAGTATTCAGTGATACCATTAATACTGGGATATACATATTAGAACCTGAAGTAATGAAATATTATAAAAAAGGAGACCAATTTGATTTTAGTAAGGATTTGTTTCCTAAACTTTTACAAGATGAAATTCCTATGTATGGTTATGTTTCTAAAGATTATTGGTGTGATGTAGGAGACATTTCCACTTATATGAGTTCTCAATTTGATATTTTACAAGGAAAGGTAAATTTATATGGGATGCAAGAAGAATATAAGGAAATAAAAAAAGGAGTTTGGGTTGGGAATTCTGTATCCTATGAGGAAAATGTTCAATTTATTTCACCGATAATTATTGGAGAGAATACTTATATCAAAGATGGAGCTATGATAGGACCTAATGTAGTAATTGGACAGAATTCTTATATAGGAGAAAATAGTACCCTTAAAAATTCTATTATCTGGGCAAATAGTTATTTAGGACATAAAGTACAGGCGCGGGGAACTACTTTATGTCATGGAGTAGCTATAGGAGATCGAGTAAATCTTTATGAGAAATCTGTTGTAGGAGATGAAGTGCATATCTTATCAGGAGTTACGGTTCGTCCTAAAGTAAAAATATGGCCTAGTAAAAAGGTTGAGGAAAATACTATTGTGAATAATCATTTGGTATGGACCTCTAAAGTTTCTAAGGCAATTTTTGGAGATCGAGGGGTTTGTGGACAATTGAATGTAGATATTACTCCTGAGTTTGCTTCTCAATTAGGATCCGCTTTTGGAAATGTTCTAAAAGAGAAGGGAAAAATCTTAGTGGCTTCTGATGAAAGCAATGGAACTGAGATGATTAAGCAAGCTCTCGTTTCGGGCATATTAGCAACCGGAATAGAGGTTATAGATATAGGAGTAGCTTCTTTGCCGTTATTAAGATATGGAATTAGATATTTTGAATGTCAAGGTGGTGTATATTTAAGTACAAAGGAAGAAGATCTCAATGAGATTCAGATAGAATTTATGAATGAAGTAGGAGCCAATATTGATCGAAATATGGAACGAAGCATGGAGAATATCTTTAATCGAGGAGATTTAAAAAGGATTAGAGAAGAGCAGATGCCAAAAAAAATTGTTCAAAATAATTTTTATAAAACTTATATGGAGCAAGGACTTTTATTTATGAAAAATTTGTCTAAAATAAAAGAAAAAAATCCTAAAATTATTTTAGCATCATCTTCTGAATATATTTTATTTTTAGGAGAAGAATTTTTAGAAAAAATAGGATGTCAAGTAAATACTATAAAAATAAGCAATAAAAAAAGAAGTTTTAAAAACGCTTTCTTTGCTATCAAAGAAAAAGTAAAAAGACATAAGGATGCTATAGGAGTATGGATTGAAAAAAATGGAGAAAATATTATTCTTTTTGATGAAAAAGGAAAAGAGATTGATCAAGAAGATTATGAATTATTAATGCATCTAATTCTGTTGAAGAGTAATATAAGTAGGAAAGTAGTCGTTCCTTATACATTTCCTGAAGTGATCGAGCAAATAGCAAAAGAATATGAAGCAAATGTGATTAGAACAAAATCTGCTCCTTGTGAAGTAATGAATGAGAGATTGCGTATGGGAGAAAATGGGCAGGATAAAGCATTTCTTTTTTATTTAATTTATTATGATGCAATATGGACAATTGGGAAAATTATAGATTATTTAGTTGTAGAAAATGTATCTCTGAATGAGTTTAGGAAAGAAATCCCAAAATACTATTATCAAAAGGAGCATCTTTCCTGTCATTGGAAAGATAAAGGAAGAGTGATTAGAGAAATTATTTCTCAATGTGATCCAAAAGAAATGGAACTCTTTGAAGGAGTAAAAATTAAAAATTCAAAAGGATGGAGTATTATCTTGCCTGACAGTGAAAAACCTTTTGTAAATCTTTATACACAGGGAGTTTCTCAAGAATATGCTCAAGAACTTTCAGAAGAATTTATAGAAAAAATAAAAAGATTGATTGATAAAAATAAACCGACATAGACATAGTAGGATAAAATATTTTATTATCAGGGTGACTTTAAGTCACCTATCATTTAAAAGATAGAAAGGATGAAGAAAATGATGTTTCTATGGATTATGATACTACTCCTCGTTGGCCTTTTTCTATATATTTATTTTAATAAAAATAAGGAGAACGAAGAGTTTTTTATTGAAACAAAAGATGTCCTCCTTACTCCAGAACAATTAGAACATCACGGAATTCGAATCGCAGAAACTCATCATTTATCTTCTAGACAGAAAACCGCAACCTGTTTGAAGAAAAGACTAAATAAGAATTATAGGGAAATTTTTTCGGTATATACAAAATTTAATGAAGATACTAAAAAAGGAGTTTTTATTTCTCCTGCATCAGAATGGTTATTAGATAATTTTTATATTATTGAAACCCAAGTACAGTCTATTTTACAAAATCTTACCAAAGAAAGGTGTCATAAATTAAGTACGTTAAATAGAAATAGAGAACCTTTAAAGGGAATTCCTAGAATTTATGTTCTTGCACTAGAATTGATTTCTCATACAGATGGAAGAGTAGAGGAGCAACTTATTTTAAGCTTTTTAAATTCCTATCAAAAAAGAAAGCCTCTTTCTATCGCAGAGTTATGGGCATTGCCTTTGATGTTATCCATGGCTTTGGTAGAAAAGATTCATGAAATCTGTAAAGAGATGGAGAAAAGTCAGCAACAATTACGTAAGATAAATCAGTGGGAATCCTTAGAAAGAGATTCTTTATTAGAAACTATTCAACAATATATCAAAAATATGGAAGAAGTTTCTCCTGTTTTTGTTGAATCCATAGTAAGACTTTTAAGAAAAAAAGAAGTAGAAGGAAAAAAAATACAAGAGCTTTTTAAAGAAAGTTTAGAAAAGTGGAATATGGATTTAGAAGAAATCATAGATTTATCCTATCAACAGCAAGCTACTAGAAAAATATCTATTGGAAACTCTATTACTAGTTTACATGATATCTCTACTTTAGATTGGAAAGAAATTTTTGAAAAACTTTCTTTGGTAGAACAAATTCTTCAAGAGGACCCTGCTCAAATTTATCATCAGATGGACTTTGAATCTAGAGATTATTATAGACACTATGTTGAAAAAATTTCAAAAGATTGCAGGGTTTCAGAGAGTTTTGTGGCTAAAAAAGCAATAGAGTGTGCAAAGCAAATGAAGGAAAAAAAAGAAGCAAATTTAAAGGAAAAACATGTAGGATATTATCTTTTAGATCAAGGGAAAGCAATCCTCTATAATAAACTAGGAAAAAAATATTCTGGGAAAATTAAAAAGCCAGCATCTTTTTATACCTTGCCTATTGTTTTATTAACTATTTTTATCGTAGTTTCTTTTTCGATCTATCATTATTTACAATATTGGATTACTAGCTATGAAAAAGGGATTGGTGCTTTATATTGGAGCATTATTTTAGGGATCTTTATGATAGTTCCCATTAGTGATATGGTAATTAGTTTACAAAATTGGATATTGACTAGAAATATTCCTCCCAAATTTATTCCTAAATTAGAATTTTTACAAGGAGTACCAAAGGAGTATGCTACTTTAGTAGTAGTTCCTACTCTTCTTCCTGATCAAAATAAAGTAAAAGAAATGATAGAACAATTAGAAGTTCATTATCTTGCTAATAGAGAGAAAAATTTTTATTTTGCCATTGCAGGAGATTTTAAGGATGCGCCTGAAAAAGATCTTCCTCAAGATCAAAAAATTATTTTTACAGCGCAAGAGATGATAAAGAATTTGAATAAAAAATATAAAGAAGAAAAATTTTTCTTTTTTCATAGAAAAAGAGTATATAATAGACAACAAAAATCTTTTATGGGTTGGGAAAGGAAAAGAGGAGCCTTATTAGAATTGAATCAGCTTTTAAGAGGGGAAGAAAATACTAGTTATCAATTTGTGATAGGAGATATACAAAAGCTTCCTTATATACGATATATCATTACTCTAGATGCAGATACTAAACTCCCATTAGAAGAGGGTAAAAAATTAGTAGGAGCGATGGCCCATCCCTTAAATCGACCTATTTTAGATAAGGAAGAAAAAATCGTATTAGAAGGGTATGGGTTTATTCAGCCTAGAATTTCCTTAGACATTGAAAGCGTTAATAAAACTGCTTTTGGACGAATTTTTGCTGGGCAAGGAGGAATGGATCCTTATACTACAGCAGTTTCGGATGTATATCAGGATCTATTTGGAGAGGGAATTTTTACAGGAAA harbors:
- the larE gene encoding ATP-dependent sacrificial sulfur transferase LarE, coding for MKNKLAQLEQYMERLVQEGICIAFSGGVDSSLILKVATQAGKKLKKEVYAITFESQLHPTSDLILSKKVAKEMGATHKIVKMNEFENKEILKNPVNRCYLCKKYLFSNLQKISKELGCNYVVDGTNADDLKVYRPGVQALKELGIISPLKDLGITKEEVRKMAEKLKISVSSRPAAPCMATRLPYNTEIDFDLLKKIERGEEFIKKLGFTVVRLRMHGDVIRIEVAKEDLKRLLEKSGEIIDYLKNLGFIYITVDLEGFRSGSMDIPIL
- the dmpI gene encoding 4-oxalocrotonate tautomerase DmpI, with protein sequence MPFIQFDGPELTKEKKAELVAKLTQASSEVLEIPEQAFQILIKENSMDNIGAGGKLLSERHQ
- a CDS encoding sugar phosphate nucleotidyltransferase; translated protein: MKAVIMAGGEGTRLRPLTCGLPKPMVPMLNKPIMEYIINLLKKYGIEDIAVTMAYLPEVIEDYFGDGSKWGVNLTYYIEKTPLGTGGSVKHAQDFLDETFIVISGDALTDINIEKAIAFHREKQSKATLVLKEEEIPLEYGVIVTDKSGKIIRFLEKPSWGEVFSDTINTGIYILEPEVMKYYKKGDQFDFSKDLFPKLLQDEIPMYGYVSKDYWCDVGDISTYMSSQFDILQGKVNLYGMQEEYKEIKKGVWVGNSVSYEENVQFISPIIIGENTYIKDGAMIGPNVVIGQNSYIGENSTLKNSIIWANSYLGHKVQARGTTLCHGVAIGDRVNLYEKSVVGDEVHILSGVTVRPKVKIWPSKKVEENTIVNNHLVWTSKVSKAIFGDRGVCGQLNVDITPEFASQLGSAFGNVLKEKGKILVASDESNGTEMIKQALVSGILATGIEVIDIGVASLPLLRYGIRYFECQGGVYLSTKEEDLNEIQIEFMNEVGANIDRNMERSMENIFNRGDLKRIREEQMPKKIVQNNFYKTYMEQGLLFMKNLSKIKEKNPKIILASSSEYILFLGEEFLEKIGCQVNTIKISNKKRSFKNAFFAIKEKVKRHKDAIGVWIEKNGENIILFDEKGKEIDQEDYELLMHLILLKSNISRKVVVPYTFPEVIEQIAKEYEANVIRTKSAPCEVMNERLRMGENGQDKAFLFYLIYYDAIWTIGKIIDYLVVENVSLNEFRKEIPKYYYQKEHLSCHWKDKGRVIREIISQCDPKEMELFEGVKIKNSKGWSIILPDSEKPFVNLYTQGVSQEYAQELSEEFIEKIKRLIDKNKPT